One Salvia splendens isolate huo1 chromosome 12, SspV2, whole genome shotgun sequence genomic window carries:
- the LOC121757254 gene encoding adagio protein 3-like isoform X1, whose amino-acid sequence MIMEDSEDEKERDRMFRKRLKWGDEADYMDHDAGPDVFPADRLFYSPELAPTSIIVSDVMEPDFPVIYVNTVFEFSTGFRADEVLGRNCRFLQFRDPRAKRRHPLVDPVVVSEMRRCLEEGIEFHGELLNFRKDSTPLINSLRLMPIHSDDGVVTHVIGIQIFTEAKIDLNNVSYPVFKETYQHQRDSKLVEPLQEGGGTLHSQQQQQQEVCALLQLSDEVIAQNILSRLTPRDVASVGSVCRRIRQLTKNEHVRKMVCQNAWGIDVTGALELITKKLGWGRLARELTTLEAISWKKFTVGGGVEPSRCNFSACAVGNRLVLFGGEGVNMQPMDDTFVLNLDVKNPEWRRVSVECSPPGRWGHTLSSLNGSWLVVFGGCGRQGLLNDVFVLDLDAKQPTWKEVSGGTPPLPRSWHSSCTLEGSKLVVSGGCTDAGVLLSDTFLLDLNMDKPMWKEIPSSWTPSSRLGHSLSVYGRTKILMFGGLAKTGHLQLRSGDTYSIDLEKEKPEWRQLECGTDVGGQNAVVPPPRLDHVAVTMPCGRIIVLGGSIAGLHSPSQLFLLDPTEEKPSWRTLNVPGQPPKFAWGHSTCVVGGTRVLVLGGHNGEEWVLNELHELCLATRQDSP is encoded by the exons ATGATAATGGAAGATAGCGAGGACGAGAAGGAACGCGACCGCATGTTTCGGAAGCGCCTCAAGTGGGGCGACGAAGCCGATTACATGGACCACGACGCCGGACCCGATGTTTTTCCGGCTGACCGGTTATTCTACTCACCGGAGCTTGCGCCGACCTCGATCATTGTCTCCGATGTGATGGAGCCGGACTTCCCGGTCATATATGTCAACACCGTCTTCGAATTCTCCACTGGATTTCGCGCCGACGAAGTACTCGGTCGCAACTG CCGCTTCCTGCAATTTAGAGACCCACGCGCCAAGAGACGACACCCTTTGGTTGATCCCGTGGTTGTCTCGGAGATGAGAAGATGTCTTGAGGAAGGTATTGAATTTCACGGAGAGCTACTTAACTTCAGGAAAGATAGCACTCCTTTAATCAACAGCCTGAGACTCATGCCAATTCATAGCGATGATGGTGTGGTCACACATGTTATTGGAATTCAGATATTTACTGAAGCAAAGATAGACTTAAATAATGTATCATATCCTGTGTTCAAAGAGACATATCAGCACCAAAGGGACAGCAAGTTAGTGGAACCCCTTCAAGAGGGTGGAGGTACACTACACAGCCAACAACAACAACAGCAAGAAGTATGTGCGCTTCTGCAGCTGTCTGATGAAGTTATAGCTCAAAATATTCTTTCACGCCTGACACCAAGAGATGTTGCTTCGGTTGGGTCTGTCTGCAGAAGGATCCGGCAGTTAACCAAGAATGAACATGTACGGAAAATGGTATGTCAAAATGCATGGGGAATAGATGTCACAGGTGCACTGGAGTTGATAACTAAGAAGTTAGGATGGGGGCGTTTGGCTCGGGAACTTACGACTCTAGAAGCAATTTCTTGGAAGAAGTTCACTGTAGGAGGTGGAGTGGAGCCGTCACGTTGCAATTTTAGTGCATGTGCTGTTGGTAATAGGCTGGTTTTGTTTGGGGGGGAGGGAGTGAATATGCAGCCAATGGATGACACGTTTGTGCTTAACCTCGATGTCAAAAATCCAGAATGGCGTAGGGTAAGTGTTGAGTGTTCTCCTCCAGGGCGTTGGGGTCATACGCTCTCAAGCCTGAATGGCTCATGGTTGGTAGTTTTTGGAGGTTGCGGAAGACAAGGATTGCTGAATGATGTATTTGTTCTCGACTTGGACGCTAAGCAGCCAACGTGGAAAGAAGTCTCTGGCGGAACTCCTCCACTGCCTAGATCCTGGCATAGTTCTTGCACACTAGAGGGCTCTAAGTTGGTCGTCTCAGGTGGATGCACAGACGCAGGAGTACTTCTGAGCGACACGTTTCTGTTGGATCTGAACATGGACAAGCCAATGTGGAAAGAGATCCCGTCTTCATGGACCCCATCATCTAGATTAGGCCACTCGCTCTCTGTGTATGGACGGACAAAGATATTGATGTTCGGTGGCCTAGCAAAGACAGGGCACTTGCAGCTGCGGTCAGGGGACACATACAGCATCGATCTGGAGAAGGAGAAGCCAGAGTGGAGGCAGCTTGAATGCGGCACAGATGTTGGAGGACAGAATGCAGTGGTTCCACCTCCACGACTCGACCATGTCGCTGTAACAATGCCCTGTGGACGGATCATAGTACTTGGCGGGTCGATAGCAGGCCTTCATTCTCCATCACAGCTGTTTTTGTTGGATCCGACTGAAGAAAAACCATCGTGGAGGACTCTGAACGTACCGGGGCAGCCACCGAAATTCGCATGGGGGCACAGCACATGCGTTGTTGGGGGAACCAGAGTTTTGGTCCTTGGAGGTCACAACGGGGAGGAATGGGTTCTAAATGAATTGCATGAATTATGCTTAGCCACGAGGCAGGATTCGCCATGA
- the LOC121757254 gene encoding adagio protein 3-like isoform X2, protein MRRCLEEGIEFHGELLNFRKDSTPLINSLRLMPIHSDDGVVTHVIGIQIFTEAKIDLNNVSYPVFKETYQHQRDSKLVEPLQEGGGTLHSQQQQQQEVCALLQLSDEVIAQNILSRLTPRDVASVGSVCRRIRQLTKNEHVRKMVCQNAWGIDVTGALELITKKLGWGRLARELTTLEAISWKKFTVGGGVEPSRCNFSACAVGNRLVLFGGEGVNMQPMDDTFVLNLDVKNPEWRRVSVECSPPGRWGHTLSSLNGSWLVVFGGCGRQGLLNDVFVLDLDAKQPTWKEVSGGTPPLPRSWHSSCTLEGSKLVVSGGCTDAGVLLSDTFLLDLNMDKPMWKEIPSSWTPSSRLGHSLSVYGRTKILMFGGLAKTGHLQLRSGDTYSIDLEKEKPEWRQLECGTDVGGQNAVVPPPRLDHVAVTMPCGRIIVLGGSIAGLHSPSQLFLLDPTEEKPSWRTLNVPGQPPKFAWGHSTCVVGGTRVLVLGGHNGEEWVLNELHELCLATRQDSP, encoded by the coding sequence ATGAGAAGATGTCTTGAGGAAGGTATTGAATTTCACGGAGAGCTACTTAACTTCAGGAAAGATAGCACTCCTTTAATCAACAGCCTGAGACTCATGCCAATTCATAGCGATGATGGTGTGGTCACACATGTTATTGGAATTCAGATATTTACTGAAGCAAAGATAGACTTAAATAATGTATCATATCCTGTGTTCAAAGAGACATATCAGCACCAAAGGGACAGCAAGTTAGTGGAACCCCTTCAAGAGGGTGGAGGTACACTACACAGCCAACAACAACAACAGCAAGAAGTATGTGCGCTTCTGCAGCTGTCTGATGAAGTTATAGCTCAAAATATTCTTTCACGCCTGACACCAAGAGATGTTGCTTCGGTTGGGTCTGTCTGCAGAAGGATCCGGCAGTTAACCAAGAATGAACATGTACGGAAAATGGTATGTCAAAATGCATGGGGAATAGATGTCACAGGTGCACTGGAGTTGATAACTAAGAAGTTAGGATGGGGGCGTTTGGCTCGGGAACTTACGACTCTAGAAGCAATTTCTTGGAAGAAGTTCACTGTAGGAGGTGGAGTGGAGCCGTCACGTTGCAATTTTAGTGCATGTGCTGTTGGTAATAGGCTGGTTTTGTTTGGGGGGGAGGGAGTGAATATGCAGCCAATGGATGACACGTTTGTGCTTAACCTCGATGTCAAAAATCCAGAATGGCGTAGGGTAAGTGTTGAGTGTTCTCCTCCAGGGCGTTGGGGTCATACGCTCTCAAGCCTGAATGGCTCATGGTTGGTAGTTTTTGGAGGTTGCGGAAGACAAGGATTGCTGAATGATGTATTTGTTCTCGACTTGGACGCTAAGCAGCCAACGTGGAAAGAAGTCTCTGGCGGAACTCCTCCACTGCCTAGATCCTGGCATAGTTCTTGCACACTAGAGGGCTCTAAGTTGGTCGTCTCAGGTGGATGCACAGACGCAGGAGTACTTCTGAGCGACACGTTTCTGTTGGATCTGAACATGGACAAGCCAATGTGGAAAGAGATCCCGTCTTCATGGACCCCATCATCTAGATTAGGCCACTCGCTCTCTGTGTATGGACGGACAAAGATATTGATGTTCGGTGGCCTAGCAAAGACAGGGCACTTGCAGCTGCGGTCAGGGGACACATACAGCATCGATCTGGAGAAGGAGAAGCCAGAGTGGAGGCAGCTTGAATGCGGCACAGATGTTGGAGGACAGAATGCAGTGGTTCCACCTCCACGACTCGACCATGTCGCTGTAACAATGCCCTGTGGACGGATCATAGTACTTGGCGGGTCGATAGCAGGCCTTCATTCTCCATCACAGCTGTTTTTGTTGGATCCGACTGAAGAAAAACCATCGTGGAGGACTCTGAACGTACCGGGGCAGCCACCGAAATTCGCATGGGGGCACAGCACATGCGTTGTTGGGGGAACCAGAGTTTTGGTCCTTGGAGGTCACAACGGGGAGGAATGGGTTCTAAATGAATTGCATGAATTATGCTTAGCCACGAGGCAGGATTCGCCATGA
- the LOC121757255 gene encoding phragmoplastin DRP1C isoform X2, whose protein sequence is MATMESLIGLVNRIQRACTVLGDHGGEGMSLWEALPSVAVVGGQSSGKSSVLESVVGRDFLPRGSGIVTRRPLVLQLHKTEGGTEYAEFLHAPRKKFADFAAVRKEIADETDRITGQTKQISNVPIQLSIYSPNGLTKVAVEGQPESIVQDIEMMVRSYVEKPNCIILAISPANQDIATSDAIKLAREVDPTGERTFGVLTKLDLMDKGTNALDVIEGRSYRLVYPWVGIVNRSQADINKNVDMIAARQKEREYFESSPEYGHLSHKMGAEYLAKLLSQHLEKVIRQRIPSIIALINKTIDELNAELDRIGRPVGVDGGAQLYTILEMCRAFDRIFKEHLDGGRPGGDKIYGVFDHQLPAALKKLPFDRHLSQSNVKKVISEADGYQPHLIAPEQGYRRLIEGSLGYFKGPADASVDAVHFILKELVRKSISETEELKRFPSLQSDIAAAANEALERFRDESRRTVSRLVEMESSYLSVEFFRKLNAEPEKGNNNNNSSSGPNADRYTDNHLRKIGTNVSAYVNMVCNTMKNTLPKAVVHCQVREAKRSLLNQFYAQIGRKEKEQLGKMLDEDPSLMAKRESIAKRLQLYKAARDEIDSVAWK, encoded by the exons ATGGCGACAATGGAAAGCTTAATCGGTTTGGTGAACAGAATTCAAAGAGCATGCACTGTTTTAGGCGATCACGGCGGCGAAGGCATGTCTCTCTGGGAAGCCCTACCGTCCGTCGCCGTCGTCGGCGGCCAG AGCTCGGGCAAATCATCGGTCCTTGAGAGCGTCGTCGGGAGAGATTTTCTGCCTCGTGGATCCG GCATTGTGACGAGGAGGCCATTGGTGTTACAACTCCATAAAACGGAGGGAGGGACAGAGTATGCTGAGTTTCTACATGCACCAAGAAAGAAATTTGCTGACTTTG CTGCTGTTCGGAAAGAAATAGCCGATGAGACAGATCGCATAACAGGGCAGACCAAACAAATTTCCAATGTTCCTATCCAATTAAGCATTTATTCGCCTAATG GACTGACAAAGGTAGCTGTAG AAGGACAGCCAGAGTCTATTGTTCAAGATATTGAAATGATGGTTCGTTCCTATGTTGAGAAG CCAAATTGCATTATTTTGGCTATCTCTCCTGCCAATCAAGATATCGCAACTTCTGATGCTATAAAGCTTGCAAGAGAAGTTGATCCAACAG GTGAACGGACATTTGGAGTGTTGACTAAACTTGATTTAATGGACAAAGGAACCAATGCACTTGAC GTAATTGAAGGCAGATCGTACAGGCTTGTGTATCCCTGGGTGGGCATAGTGAACCGTTCACAAGCTGACATTAACAAGAATGTTGACATGATAGCAGCCCGTCAGAAGGAAAGGGAATATTTTGAGTCCAGCCCAGAGTATGGACATCTGAGTCACAAAATGGGTGCGGAGTATCTTGCAAAACTTTTGTCTCAG CACTTGGAGAAGGTCATTAGGCAGCGCATTCCCAGCATTATTGCCCTGATAAATAAGACAATCGATGAGCTGAATGCTGAATTGGACCGAATAGGCAGGCCCGTTGGGGTAGATGGAGGG GCGCAGCTCTACACGATTCTGGAAATGTGCCGTGCTTTTGATCGGATTTTTAAGGAACATCTAGATGGAGG GAGGCCAGGTGGAGATAAGATATATGGCGTTTTTGATCATCAACTACCCGCTGCCCTTAAGAAGCTCCCATTCGATCGACATCTGTCTCAAAGTAATGTTAAGAAAGTCATTTCAGAAGCAGATGGGTATCAGCCTCACTTGATAGCTCCCGAGCAAGGATACAGGAGGCTAATTGAGGGATCACTTGGCTATTTCAAAGGGCCAGCTGATGCTTCAGTTGATGCG GTGCATTTCATTCTGAAAGAACTAGTGAGAAAATCTATTTCCGAAACAGAG GAACTGAAACGATTCCCGTCACTCCAATCTGATATCGCAGCAGCTGCAAATGAAGCACTGGAGAGATTTCGTGACGAAAGCCGTAGGACAGTTTCACGACTAGTGGAAATGGAGTCATCTTATCTGAGTGTAGAGTTTTTCAGGAAGCTAAACGCAGAGCCAGAGAAaggcaataataataataattcatcATCCGGTCCAAATGCAGACCGCTATACTGACAATCATTTACGTAAAATTG GTACAAATGTGTCCGCATATGTTAATATGGTATGCAATACCATGAAGAATACACTTCCAAAGGCCGTCGTTCATTGCCAAGTTCGAGAGGCTAAGAGATCACTCCTGAACCAATTCTATGCTCAAATTGGAAGGAAGGAG AAGGAGCAATTGGGTAAGATGTTGGATGAAGATCCATCGCTGATGGCAAAAAGGGAATCCATAGCCAAGAGGCTTCAACTATACAAGGCAGCACGTGATGAAATTGACTCTGTTGCATGGAAATGA
- the LOC121757255 gene encoding phragmoplastin DRP1C isoform X1: protein MATMESLIGLVNRIQRACTVLGDHGGEGMSLWEALPSVAVVGGQSSGKSSVLESVVGRDFLPRGSGIVTRRPLVLQLHKTEGGTEYAEFLHAPRKKFADFAAVRKEIADETDRITGQTKQISNVPIQLSIYSPNVVNLTLIDLPGLTKVAVEGQPESIVQDIEMMVRSYVEKPNCIILAISPANQDIATSDAIKLAREVDPTGERTFGVLTKLDLMDKGTNALDVIEGRSYRLVYPWVGIVNRSQADINKNVDMIAARQKEREYFESSPEYGHLSHKMGAEYLAKLLSQHLEKVIRQRIPSIIALINKTIDELNAELDRIGRPVGVDGGAQLYTILEMCRAFDRIFKEHLDGGRPGGDKIYGVFDHQLPAALKKLPFDRHLSQSNVKKVISEADGYQPHLIAPEQGYRRLIEGSLGYFKGPADASVDAVHFILKELVRKSISETEELKRFPSLQSDIAAAANEALERFRDESRRTVSRLVEMESSYLSVEFFRKLNAEPEKGNNNNNSSSGPNADRYTDNHLRKIGTNVSAYVNMVCNTMKNTLPKAVVHCQVREAKRSLLNQFYAQIGRKEKEQLGKMLDEDPSLMAKRESIAKRLQLYKAARDEIDSVAWK from the exons ATGGCGACAATGGAAAGCTTAATCGGTTTGGTGAACAGAATTCAAAGAGCATGCACTGTTTTAGGCGATCACGGCGGCGAAGGCATGTCTCTCTGGGAAGCCCTACCGTCCGTCGCCGTCGTCGGCGGCCAG AGCTCGGGCAAATCATCGGTCCTTGAGAGCGTCGTCGGGAGAGATTTTCTGCCTCGTGGATCCG GCATTGTGACGAGGAGGCCATTGGTGTTACAACTCCATAAAACGGAGGGAGGGACAGAGTATGCTGAGTTTCTACATGCACCAAGAAAGAAATTTGCTGACTTTG CTGCTGTTCGGAAAGAAATAGCCGATGAGACAGATCGCATAACAGGGCAGACCAAACAAATTTCCAATGTTCCTATCCAATTAAGCATTTATTCGCCTAATG TTGTAAATTTAACGCTCATTGATCTTCCAGGACTGACAAAGGTAGCTGTAG AAGGACAGCCAGAGTCTATTGTTCAAGATATTGAAATGATGGTTCGTTCCTATGTTGAGAAG CCAAATTGCATTATTTTGGCTATCTCTCCTGCCAATCAAGATATCGCAACTTCTGATGCTATAAAGCTTGCAAGAGAAGTTGATCCAACAG GTGAACGGACATTTGGAGTGTTGACTAAACTTGATTTAATGGACAAAGGAACCAATGCACTTGAC GTAATTGAAGGCAGATCGTACAGGCTTGTGTATCCCTGGGTGGGCATAGTGAACCGTTCACAAGCTGACATTAACAAGAATGTTGACATGATAGCAGCCCGTCAGAAGGAAAGGGAATATTTTGAGTCCAGCCCAGAGTATGGACATCTGAGTCACAAAATGGGTGCGGAGTATCTTGCAAAACTTTTGTCTCAG CACTTGGAGAAGGTCATTAGGCAGCGCATTCCCAGCATTATTGCCCTGATAAATAAGACAATCGATGAGCTGAATGCTGAATTGGACCGAATAGGCAGGCCCGTTGGGGTAGATGGAGGG GCGCAGCTCTACACGATTCTGGAAATGTGCCGTGCTTTTGATCGGATTTTTAAGGAACATCTAGATGGAGG GAGGCCAGGTGGAGATAAGATATATGGCGTTTTTGATCATCAACTACCCGCTGCCCTTAAGAAGCTCCCATTCGATCGACATCTGTCTCAAAGTAATGTTAAGAAAGTCATTTCAGAAGCAGATGGGTATCAGCCTCACTTGATAGCTCCCGAGCAAGGATACAGGAGGCTAATTGAGGGATCACTTGGCTATTTCAAAGGGCCAGCTGATGCTTCAGTTGATGCG GTGCATTTCATTCTGAAAGAACTAGTGAGAAAATCTATTTCCGAAACAGAG GAACTGAAACGATTCCCGTCACTCCAATCTGATATCGCAGCAGCTGCAAATGAAGCACTGGAGAGATTTCGTGACGAAAGCCGTAGGACAGTTTCACGACTAGTGGAAATGGAGTCATCTTATCTGAGTGTAGAGTTTTTCAGGAAGCTAAACGCAGAGCCAGAGAAaggcaataataataataattcatcATCCGGTCCAAATGCAGACCGCTATACTGACAATCATTTACGTAAAATTG GTACAAATGTGTCCGCATATGTTAATATGGTATGCAATACCATGAAGAATACACTTCCAAAGGCCGTCGTTCATTGCCAAGTTCGAGAGGCTAAGAGATCACTCCTGAACCAATTCTATGCTCAAATTGGAAGGAAGGAG AAGGAGCAATTGGGTAAGATGTTGGATGAAGATCCATCGCTGATGGCAAAAAGGGAATCCATAGCCAAGAGGCTTCAACTATACAAGGCAGCACGTGATGAAATTGACTCTGTTGCATGGAAATGA